GTGGGttataaatgttacattttatttttaatcttccagAAACGTCATTTGACTCACTGAAGAATTAAAACTGACAGCACCACAGAGCCGTGTGGGAGAAAAGGGGATTTTAGACTCAAGTGACACAATCAAGCCTTGAGAAGTAAAGAGATTTGAATGGTTTCTCACCAAATGGAAGTTATCTAGAGAGCCCCCGAGACCgctgcatccctccatcccactcCTGCTGCACCCAGACAGTGCTCTTGACCCTGGACATTAATAAAATGCTGGATTCAATCAAGTGTGTCCTGGTGGGAGACACCGCGGTGGGGAAAACATCTCTCTTGGTACGTTTCACCTCCGAGACTTTTCCAGATGACTACAGACCCACTGTATATGAAAACACCGGAGTGGATGTCTTCATGGATGGTGTACAGATTAGCCTAGGTCTTTGGGACACATCTGGCAGCGATGCCTTCAAAAGCATTCGCCCCCTCTCATACCAACAGGCAGATGTAGTATTAATGTGCTACTCAGTGGCAAACCACAATTCCTTTCTGAACCTGAGGAACAAATGGATCGGCGAGATACGCAGCCATTTGCCCCGCATCCCTGTTTTGGTAGTGGCTACTCAGACGGACCAGCGTGACACGGGGCCCTACCGTTCCTCCTGCATCAGCCCGATAGATGGGAAGCGGCTCGCCCAGGATGTGCGAGCCAAAGGCTATTTGGAGTGCTCTGCCCTCAGCAACCGGGGGGTGCAGCAGGTGTTTGAGTACGCCGTGCGGACAGCAGTCAATCAAGCCAAAAGGCAGAATAGGCGAAAGCTCTTCTCCATTAACGAGTGCAAGATCTTTTGAGGACCGTCAGCAGTGGGTTTGCCCGCGTTCATCCTTTCTGTCTTCGCACAAAGATACTGTGGCAGAGAGAATGGGAGGTGAATCAAAGGAGGACTCCTGGCAGGACCACAGTGCAGGTGGCCCTAGTGAGACAGATGTGCACTCTATCTGATCTGCTCCCCCCCAACACATGTGGGCACTATCTTGAAAAACGAAAGGTGTGGGTACGTGCCCTTATTCACAAGCCTGTGTTTGGACTTTGCTAGCCTGGACTGGAGCAGGCCTAGCCTGGAGATCTGCAGATAATAGCTGtgctgattttgttgttgttcttgttgatGTTGTTCCTCAGTTGTTGGTTTGTCCGCATTTATTTAATGACAAACTTCTGTCTGGATCAACCCCCACCTCTTGACATGTCTGtccatgtggtttttttttactttaagaactTAGTGTATAAAATCTGACCACTGTGTATTCTATTTAAAAGACTCTTTTATACATTGTTGTAAAATCCTGacagtttgttttcatatttggAGGTTCTTCCTTTAGCTAACCACAGAAGCAAATTGTCCTATCTCTATAATAAATGGCCTGCAGGCAAGCCTAGCACTTCTTAGACATGCCCGAGTCACTGCGTAACAGTAATCAAATCCAGTACGTCCCGCATAGGAGTGATCAAAACTTAGTGACGTTTGACAGCCGTCCTGTGGCTTTGTGAGATTTGTTATCTTAGTCTTGTTCCTCAGCAATATGGTCAAAGATGGGATGAACCAGGAGGAAACAAACCTGATTATTCCTAGACCTCACCTAGTTACAACCCCAGAAGGGCTGGCTTGCAGTCAGGGCTGGTTCAGACATATGGTTGGGGTGGCAGAGACGAGTCTGTGCTATCATCACCTCTGTTGTCCCTGCTATCATTCTGGAGGCAAAAGATTTCAGTCTCCAGGGATGAAAGGTATTTTTTCATGAGCACTAAAATTCTCAAAGTATTTTTAGTACACTTCTTTTCTAAACAGTGGTTTTAGTGAAACCAGTCACCTACTATAGTAAAAAATTAAGTACATGGCAATGTTGAATGTGTGTATTTAGAATGgctaaataacattttttctgaGTTTGCATACTAAGTATAACTGTCTGGGTTGTATCAAAATAAGACTGAAACAGGCTTTGCATCCTGGGGAGCCTGGCAAGTCTAAGAGTCAAATCCTGACGTACCTACTCGGGCCAAGTTACCCTCCTGCACAAAAAGTCAGGCTAAAGAGGTGGAAACTCCAGGTGTGTAAGAGAACTCTGCTGGAAGATGGAGTGGGGTCAACACACACTGCTGTACGTTCCTCGTGAGTTGTGGTGTTCTCCTCCTCAGGTTATCTGCCCCTTCTGCCCCGCACCATCTCAGGTCTTGCAGATCTGTCTCATCCCAAGGTTTCTGCTAACCATAGAGGAAATCCCCTGGGGAATTTCTTAGTGCAGCAAGATTTTTTGGTCCCTTTCCCTGTCCTTCAGCTAGCTCAGAACTGACCTTGGAGGGGCTTATAGCACGGTGCCATAAAAGATGGCACATAGCACAGTAGGACAATTTTCTCTCCACATGGATTCTGAGAGAATGACCTGTACCTGTTTTGACTGAGCCCCGACTCATGTGTTTCAACAGGAATGGATGCAGTGGCTTGTCTAATTCAAATCCAAGGTGGGACTTCAGGAGGTACCCTACTAAGCAAATAAGCTATAGCTCAGATCTTATCTACCTAtagttttttcttgaaaaattggTTGGGTGCTCTTCGCCATGCTCTCTTCTACCTCTGAGCTTCTCTATAAAGAGAAATTCCGATTTAAATCATTCCCCTCCTATGAATCCTGGAGATGATCTCACTTGTGATGTAAGTGAGCAAATATTTGCATTGCGGGCACCTTGaatagcagtggtgcacaggacacTTGATGTTGTGATCGTCCCGCCAGCTCCCAGGCTGCTGAATATTTACCACTCATCAACCTTATTTTAAGGGAGGCTTCTGGTCATAAAACCATACTGGTCTCATATGAGGTTTTCATATCAACTTCAAATCTTTACAACCTTCTGCACCCAAGCACACAAGACGAGGGCTCCCATCACCGCCCATCTTTCCTGTACTCTTCTCTTTcctacttctctttctctttaggTGTTGATTGCAAATCTTTTGCCCCCTGAAACACTAAAACTGACATGTTTGTAAAAGAACCTGAATGGCATGATACTTACGCAGAGTTACACTAGTGGCTAGGTATTTGCGGTCCTTGGTTAAAAACTTTTGGCTTTTGGAAGAAATATGTTTCTTCATCTCAACTCTTGCAATGCCTCTTCACtgaaaattttggggttttgtaaCCTTAATTTAAAAGTAGCCATTGTTACTGTTTGAACATTAAAGATCACATGCAAATTGTCACGTTGTGAATCTTCAAATCTGTTACAATTGTGGACATCATTGTTACGGTCCCCACTCCACTAACGGATTTAATACCTGGTTTCATCAACTTTTTTTGAGACATATTTTTGCCAGCATGTCCTATTAAATGGTCTTTTTTGTCTGTGGATTAAGCTTTGTTTACAACACTTCATGCTGCTGTTTTTATGTGTTGAAGAACAGTAACTGCTAGGCCAGGAGGCTGTGTTGTGGTATCTGCCACGGGATACTGGATTCAGGGACCAGAAGGCTCCAGAAAGCTTCGTATCAGACAAAGCCAGATGAAGATGTGCTCCAGAATCACATCATAACTGAAAATTCCATCTTATCTTTATTTGCTTCACAAGGCTTATTATGGTGTATTACAAAATGAAGAATTGAAGGTTTGCTTGCAGTTCAGTGAAGCAAAGTGGATAGGTTTCACTGAGACGCCTGAGCTGACAATACGAGATGCACAGGGAATTTAGGGGTGGCTTGATATACTCTTGATTGTGCATCCTAGAGCCAGTGCAAGGTGTGAGGCCACCGAAAGCCGGCTGATTTTTGAAATCAGATTGGAGACAGGATAAAGTAACGGGGGGATTTTGGTTTGGTGCTATGTGAAAAAAACGGTTCAAATTTTCACAGCCTGGTTATTTTCAGACTCTGAAAGCTAAAAGGCACTTTTCACTGGGAACAAACTGTGAATCACATTATTTTAGCGTCTGTAATTATGCAGCTTTCCCTGAGCTATAGAACTGATGTGCTCAAAAACTGTGGCAACTCAGATGCAGAGAGTGGAATCTGGACATAGCAGAACTCAGCAGAAGATTCGGCCGAATGGCTTATCAGGGTGGGGCTCACACAACGGCAGCCGTGCTGCATGTGGCGTGAACAGCGAGGAACTGCTGAGGTCTCCCGCGAAACCCTACCAGGGTGGTTTTGCTAGCGTTACTTGGGCAACAGGGTCCCTGGGTACGGCTCGGTGGTAAAAATCTGGCTCtaatattcaaaataaattcaAACGACAGCTGGCATACATGTTAAGTTTCAACTCCTTTTGCTCTGAAAAACAGCAGGTTGGGGGAGACCGAAACAATGTGCAGCCTCGCCTCAGTTGGGTCGAGCTGTTCAGCTAAAGGAAGAGACCTTGCCCAAATGTCCCCTTTCTGTCTTCTCAAACCGATCCCTTTCAGTTACTCCATTGCTAATTTTACTTTCACTTGCTATTAAAAAaggttaaaagttaaaaaaaaaaaaaaaaagagaaaatacctgGAACTTAAAATGAGAACAGCAATAGCACTGTTATTTTTGTCAGCGTCTGACTTCTCCTTTTGACAGAAAAAGTCATTTTGGGCCACTAATTGTTTTACTGAATTATTCAAGTCGGATAAAAAGTTGAATAGATAGGCAATTGTGATTTAAATCAGAAACTAttcttttagcagaaaaaaagaagcattttcctttaGTAATTTGCAAAATGTGAGTACatgttacattattttaaatacagacttCCCAGCCTTTTTATACTTACTTGGTCTGTAGcatacaatataaatattttctaagaataaataataaaaacatgtttcagaTCTTGCCCCCCGATTTTTCCTATGGGAAGTTATTCACGCTTGTTAGATATAATTGATAGTGTTTTGCCTGATATTTGCAATTAACAATTTGCAAATACTTGTGTAATTTTTGTGGGTGCTCTGCAATTGCTAAGGTATCTGAACACATACTAGCTAATGCTTGTATTgataaagaaaatgcatttaaagtaGTCTTTTTACACACGGCACCACAATGAAATAAATCACCACAGGGATCAGACACGAAATGTCGGCACTCTGACATCTCAGCCTTTCCGGTATTACTATTGCATTCGAGTGAATACagccattaaaataatttcaaataaacgGGGCAATTCATGTCTCTTAGCACTTTCTCCTAATGCCTCTGCTACACAGGGCTCAGGTTAAtatacaaagaataaaaagcttcATTTCAGAACATGATAACGGCTTGTCCGTTCTTGCCTTTGTGAGCAAGTTAACTACCTTGACTTAATTAAAAGTCAGTTCAGCCTCTGAAAAAAGCCAGATACGAGCACAATCGGGTTAGCCAAACTCCCTTGTTAGAAATGACAGTAATGAACTTTTGTCTCTGGATGTGAGAAAACGTATTTTATGTCTCGGAGATTTCCTTCACAGCTCTAAGTGCAAAAAGTCCTGACCAGCTATCACTGTGTACCTGTTCTAGCTGACCTGTGCGCCCTTCACGTTCTGCTCTGAGCAGCCAGCTGTTGAAAACAAAACTCAGGGAGAAAACAACCTTTGTGCATACCTAGATGTTTATATTGCCGTAACTGCTTAACTATAGCTATGGTGGTCTTTCCCCTGCCCTGGACCTCTCGCTCCATCGCAGCACGACCATGCAGCTGCTGCGTGCCAGCGTGGTCCGTGTTGCTCGGGAGGCAGAAGGAGAGCTTCGCCaccaggcagccctgcccacgCAGCCCGAGGGAGATGGGTTTTAAGCAGGACAGAAGCGATGCTCCTCAGGGCTCCCCCTTACCAGGCTTCACAGGCAATTGCCCTACTGTGCAAACAGAGCTGGCCCCGCTGTCACTTGCAGGTGTGCTTGcagaacagatttattttgtgTGCCATTTCTAAAATCAGTGTTTCTCCGAGTCATTACCCAGGCCTGGTTTCTGCAGGAGCTGTCGTGCTGGTCACACGGACTGGAGGGTGCGTCTCAgctgtgctgggctccagccGCTGCGTTTCAGGGGCGTCTCAAAGCACTGAGCCAAAATGTGTGGCACATCCCTTCCTGAGCATGGGGAGCCGGCCTCCAGCCTTGCAGGGATCAGCTGCAAGAGCCCTGAATTAGTTATCAGCAAACAAAATAATAGCTATTGCTGCCTTTCTGGTTTTGAAGAAGTGAATGAGCGACATGCCTGTCTCAGATCTTTCACAACTGCCCTACATAGGGCTGGCCGGGGGAATTTCTGTCATTACTCCTCTCACCTTGGGCAGCCGTCGGTATGATTCATGCAGGGGCGGAGTAGAAGGGCACAGGCCTGTGTATGGTGGTGGCTGTTTGTGTCTctggaaaagaggaaggaaacgaCGCCTGATGCCTCCGCACGGTGTGAGGTGCTCGCTCGCCTGCGTCTGCAGCGTTTCCAAGAAGCCTTCTGCAGGTGCCGGCTCCCATGGGCACCCCAGCGGCTCCTGGCTGTGCCTCGGAGGACCCAAGCCGACCCAGGGCGGCTCTCGTGCCAAGACCCAGGCGTCTCCCCACCCCCTGGGCTGCCTTCCCAAAAGGCTCTGTTGCTGTTCAGGTACCACAGAAAAGTGAGATTTTCGAAAGAGCAGGCTTTGCTTTGAAAATCAAGATCTCTTGCAAATGCTGACTGCCCTGGAGGTGGTTGAGTGTGTCTG
This region of Aptenodytes patagonicus chromosome 4, bAptPat1.pri.cur, whole genome shotgun sequence genomic DNA includes:
- the RHOH gene encoding rho-related GTP-binding protein RhoH; the encoded protein is MLDSIKCVLVGDTAVGKTSLLVRFTSETFPDDYRPTVYENTGVDVFMDGVQISLGLWDTSGSDAFKSIRPLSYQQADVVLMCYSVANHNSFLNLRNKWIGEIRSHLPRIPVLVVATQTDQRDTGPYRSSCISPIDGKRLAQDVRAKGYLECSALSNRGVQQVFEYAVRTAVNQAKRQNRRKLFSINECKIF